A DNA window from Sediminitomix flava contains the following coding sequences:
- a CDS encoding OmpA family protein, with translation MKTFTSRALLFFSISFLWLFTPSFGQSKKAEKLVKKAEEAFNERDMASTEKYLSQSIQLDPNLPDANYFLGKLNYIKRNKPKTAFHFQKTVQYASENPKFKLAHIFLAKYELSTGNYNQAVKYANSFLSVATDEKLDHRDRKSAKHIIEICEFAKSHMENPLEIKPEPLEGEVNFMPQQYFPVITADQREMYFTGRPDGYGEEIYVSRFEEGKWQKPEAVEELNTPFNEGTCTISADGRIMIFTACESFEGRQTLGGCDLFMSKKVGDKWTPAVNLGPNVNTKAWESQPSLSADGRTLYFVSDRQGGVGKKDIWVTKLEGDVWAPAQNLGAEINTSYDDISPHLHVNGRDLFFASEGHLGFGGLDLFVSHRTEDGKGWTTAENLGYPINNYSDQVSLFVTADGKKAYFASNINEKGEESQFNKLMTFSLPSDFIEERSGFVTGTVYDAVTKERISAHIELKELTTGNSISVVDSDPVNGKYLIVLSQGHEYGLFVSKPDYLFHTLSFDYRNVSAGKQIYIDVYLDPIKKGVYTQLNNIFFESGSYELQSKSRTELIGIANYLKRYQKLKIEISGHTDDVGSHDANVALSNNRAKAVVDYLEELGIARARMEHKGYGEEKPIVPNDNNQNRAQNRRIEFRVL, from the coding sequence ATGAAGACATTTACCTCTAGAGCCCTTCTTTTTTTTAGTATCAGTTTTTTATGGCTGTTTACCCCGTCTTTCGGACAATCTAAGAAGGCAGAGAAGTTGGTGAAAAAGGCAGAAGAAGCGTTTAATGAAAGAGATATGGCTTCTACGGAAAAGTACCTATCACAATCTATTCAACTAGACCCTAATCTTCCCGATGCCAATTACTTTTTGGGGAAGCTCAATTATATCAAAAGGAATAAACCGAAGACTGCTTTTCATTTCCAAAAAACGGTACAGTATGCGTCTGAAAATCCAAAGTTCAAATTGGCACACATCTTTTTAGCCAAATATGAGCTGTCAACAGGGAATTACAATCAAGCCGTAAAATATGCCAATAGTTTTCTAAGTGTAGCAACAGATGAAAAGTTAGATCACAGAGATCGTAAATCAGCAAAGCATATTATTGAAATTTGTGAGTTTGCTAAATCTCATATGGAAAATCCTTTGGAGATAAAACCTGAGCCATTGGAGGGTGAGGTCAACTTTATGCCACAACAATACTTTCCTGTGATTACCGCAGATCAGCGAGAAATGTATTTTACAGGCAGACCAGATGGTTATGGGGAAGAAATCTATGTGAGTCGTTTTGAAGAGGGGAAATGGCAAAAGCCCGAAGCTGTAGAAGAGTTGAATACTCCTTTTAATGAAGGAACTTGTACAATTTCGGCAGATGGTAGAATCATGATTTTTACTGCCTGTGAGTCTTTTGAAGGACGACAAACTTTAGGTGGATGTGATCTTTTTATGTCTAAAAAAGTTGGTGATAAATGGACTCCAGCAGTAAATCTAGGCCCTAATGTGAATACTAAAGCATGGGAGTCTCAACCTTCATTATCGGCAGACGGTAGAACACTTTACTTTGTTTCAGATCGACAGGGTGGAGTTGGGAAAAAAGATATTTGGGTGACTAAATTGGAAGGCGATGTTTGGGCTCCTGCACAAAATTTAGGAGCAGAGATCAATACTTCATATGATGATATTTCTCCTCACTTGCATGTAAACGGCAGAGACTTGTTTTTTGCATCTGAAGGTCACTTAGGTTTTGGTGGTTTAGATTTGTTTGTGTCACATAGAACAGAAGATGGTAAGGGGTGGACGACAGCAGAAAATCTTGGGTATCCTATCAATAACTATTCAGACCAAGTATCGTTATTTGTCACTGCAGATGGGAAGAAGGCTTATTTTGCTAGTAATATCAATGAAAAAGGAGAGGAGAGCCAATTCAATAAACTGATGACTTTTAGTTTACCGAGTGATTTCATTGAAGAACGCAGTGGCTTTGTCACAGGAACGGTCTATGATGCAGTAACGAAAGAAAGAATCAGTGCACATATAGAATTGAAGGAATTAACTACAGGGAACTCTATTTCAGTTGTAGATTCTGATCCTGTAAACGGGAAGTACCTAATTGTACTTTCTCAAGGGCATGAATATGGTCTTTTTGTTTCTAAACCAGACTATCTTTTCCATACTCTTTCTTTTGATTATCGTAATGTATCGGCAGGGAAGCAGATTTATATCGATGTATATCTAGACCCAATTAAAAAGGGCGTTTATACACAGCTCAATAATATCTTCTTTGAGAGTGGTTCTTATGAACTTCAGTCTAAGTCAAGAACTGAACTTATTGGCATTGCAAATTACTTAAAACGCTATCAGAAGCTTAAAATTGAGATAAGCGGACATACCGATGATGTCGGGAGTCATGATGCTAATGTGGCACTTTCAAATAATAGAGCGAAAGCAGTTGTTGATTATTTGGAGGAATTGGGTATCGCAAGGGCAAGAATGGAACATAAAGGCTATGGAGAAGAAAAACCAATTGTTCCTAACGATAACAACCAAAATAGGGCGCAGAATAGAAGAATTGAATTTAGGGTTTTATAA
- a CDS encoding YchJ family protein produces the protein MKESMDTCPCGSGKAFSECCEPFIRRTSKPHTAEQLMRSRFSAYTLNEVDYLWETHHPNYRAGLTKEAISHSAKNTDWTRLDVLDHQWTENSTTAIVEFKAFFNENGKEQNLHERSNFVKEGDQWLYTDGDFNPQRASNKTIGRNDPCPCGSGKKYKKCCGR, from the coding sequence ATGAAAGAAAGTATGGATACATGCCCTTGTGGTTCGGGTAAAGCATTCTCAGAATGTTGTGAACCTTTTATTCGTAGAACTTCTAAACCACATACGGCAGAACAATTGATGCGTTCTCGTTTCAGCGCATATACACTAAATGAGGTTGATTACTTATGGGAAACACATCACCCCAATTATAGAGCTGGACTTACGAAAGAAGCAATTAGCCATTCCGCTAAAAATACAGACTGGACTAGACTTGACGTTTTAGACCATCAATGGACAGAAAATAGTACAACTGCCATTGTTGAATTCAAGGCTTTCTTTAATGAAAATGGTAAAGAACAAAACTTACATGAGCGTTCTAACTTTGTAAAAGAAGGCGATCAATGGCTTTATACTGATGGCGATTTCAATCCTCAGAGAGCATCTAATAAAACCATAGGTAGAAACGATCCATGTCCTTGCGGCAGTGGTAAGAAATACAAGAAATGTTGCGGAAGATAA
- a CDS encoding SDR family oxidoreductase, with product MKILLTGATGYIGKRVLPTLIKKGHEIICLVRDPRRLYDDSMYHHPNVFLMKGDLLNLESLEAIPKDIDAAYYFVHSMTNSPTGFSEMEEKCAKNFSVAIKNTSCKQIIYLGGISNSAELSKHLSSRQHVECILKESGVPLTVLRAAIIIGSGSASFEIIRDLCEKLPVMVAPKWLKTKCQPIGIRNVICYLEGVLGNEKAYNQIFDIGGPDILTYREMLMQYAKVRKLKRYIISVPVLTPKLSSYWLYFITSTSYSLASSLVDSLKNEVICEKKGIEEIVPQKLLTYEESLELAFMRIRQNEVVSSWIEALRGPIEKNFMDYIQVPEYGCLKDHREFAFKRPVKEVIDNVWQIGGERGWYYGNFLWEIRGLIDKMVGGVGVRRGRRSPYDLQAGDALDFWRVLVADKENGRLLLFAEMKLPGEAWLEFKITPSKQGTHKLTQNATFRPLGIWGRLYWYIVLPFHGFIFPGMVRGLIDFEKNQPEVKKEKV from the coding sequence ATGAAAATTCTGTTGACAGGAGCTACTGGCTATATTGGAAAAAGAGTTTTGCCCACTCTTATCAAAAAAGGACACGAAATTATCTGTTTGGTTCGAGACCCAAGACGTCTATATGATGATAGCATGTATCATCATCCGAATGTATTTTTAATGAAGGGCGATTTATTGAATTTAGAAAGCCTTGAAGCTATTCCCAAAGATATAGATGCTGCATATTACTTTGTACATTCTATGACTAATTCTCCGACGGGTTTTAGTGAAATGGAGGAAAAGTGTGCTAAGAATTTTTCGGTAGCTATTAAAAATACTTCCTGCAAACAAATTATCTATCTAGGCGGGATATCCAATTCAGCAGAATTATCAAAGCATTTGTCTTCTCGTCAGCACGTTGAATGTATCTTGAAAGAGTCGGGAGTGCCGTTGACAGTACTCAGAGCTGCAATTATTATAGGTTCGGGAAGTGCCTCTTTTGAAATCATAAGAGATTTGTGTGAAAAATTACCAGTTATGGTAGCTCCTAAATGGTTAAAGACCAAGTGTCAGCCCATTGGAATTCGGAATGTGATATGTTATTTGGAAGGTGTTTTAGGGAATGAAAAAGCTTACAATCAGATTTTTGATATTGGCGGTCCTGATATTTTGACATACAGAGAAATGTTGATGCAGTATGCAAAGGTTAGAAAGCTAAAAAGATATATCATTTCAGTACCTGTGTTAACCCCGAAGTTATCTTCTTATTGGTTGTATTTCATTACATCTACCTCGTATAGCTTAGCAAGCAGTTTAGTGGATAGTCTGAAAAATGAAGTGATCTGTGAGAAGAAAGGAATTGAAGAGATTGTACCTCAAAAGCTATTGACCTATGAAGAATCTTTGGAGCTCGCATTTATGCGTATCCGTCAGAATGAAGTAGTATCATCTTGGATTGAAGCTTTAAGAGGACCAATTGAGAAAAACTTCATGGATTACATCCAAGTACCAGAATATGGCTGTTTGAAAGATCATCGGGAATTTGCCTTTAAACGACCAGTAAAAGAAGTGATTGACAATGTATGGCAGATTGGAGGAGAGCGAGGTTGGTATTATGGGAATTTTCTTTGGGAAATTCGTGGATTGATTGATAAAATGGTAGGAGGTGTTGGGGTAAGAAGAGGACGCCGATCTCCTTATGATTTACAGGCAGGGGATGCCTTGGATTTTTGGAGAGTCTTGGTAGCAGATAAAGAGAATGGACGATTACTTTTATTTGCTGAGATGAAGTTACCGGGAGAAGCGTGGCTTGAGTTTAAAATCACGCCATCAAAACAAGGTACACACAAGCTTACTCAAAATGCGACTTTCAGACCATTGGGGATTTGGGGAAGATTGTATTGGTATATCGTATTACCATTTCATGGTTTTATTTTCCCTGGAATGGTTAGAGGGTTAATTGATTTTGAAAAGAATCAACCTGAAGTGAAGAAGGAAAAAGTATGA
- a CDS encoding FdhF/YdeP family oxidoreductase, translating into MSAQESKKLTIKPVPHSAAGMNAVFIALKMANKAMSPSKAFKILNKLNQKDGVDCPGCAWPDPKDRSKLGEYCENGVKAIAEEAQDKKANEGFFEKYSVAELLDKGDYWLGHQGRLTHPMVIRKGESHYQPISWEKAFQMIATELKSLPNPDEAIFYTSGRTSNEAAFLYQLFVRMYGTNNLPDCSNMCHESSGVALSETLGIGKGSVTLDDLYHAEVILIVGQNPGTNHPRMLSALEKAKKNGAKIVTINPLKEVGLLNFKNPQTVKGVLQGGTDLTDLYLQININEDVALLKALLIGLLEKSKIEPSVIDQEFINSKTSGFEELEKELSNYDYHELIERTGLELEMVEQLLDLLSSSNKIIACWAMGLTQHVNAVDNIREIVNLLLLKGSVGKKGAGTCPVRGHSNVQGDRTMGIHERPSKALLDKLAERFGFIPPKQAGYNVVEAIEAMHEEKGKVFFAMGGNFLPAAPDTAFTAQALQNCKMTVHVSNKLNRSHLVHGDIGVILPTLGRTDKLLEQGKPQLVTVENSMGVVHTSQGMINPPSDTLMSEPAIIARLAKKTLGSEKLDWDELIRDYNNIRKLISQTIKGFEEYNEKIERSSGFALPNGAREGVFNTDTKKAKFTINALSEVKLSADEFMMMTIRSHDQFNTTIYGLNDRYRGVHNSRKIIFMNKEDMNELGLKKEQKITLFNEYEGKRREVDSLSIIPYDIPRKCLATYFPECNPLIPITEIARASHTPASKSVKVKIKA; encoded by the coding sequence ATGTCAGCACAAGAGTCCAAAAAACTAACAATAAAGCCTGTACCACATTCGGCTGCAGGAATGAACGCGGTTTTTATTGCCTTAAAAATGGCGAATAAAGCCATGTCTCCTTCTAAAGCATTTAAGATATTAAATAAACTCAACCAGAAAGATGGTGTAGACTGTCCAGGTTGTGCTTGGCCAGATCCTAAAGACCGTTCAAAACTAGGAGAATATTGTGAGAATGGTGTAAAAGCAATAGCAGAAGAAGCACAGGATAAAAAAGCAAATGAGGGCTTTTTTGAGAAATATTCAGTAGCCGAACTGTTGGATAAAGGTGATTATTGGCTTGGGCATCAAGGTCGATTGACTCACCCAATGGTCATCAGAAAAGGTGAATCGCATTACCAACCTATAAGTTGGGAAAAGGCTTTTCAAATGATTGCAACCGAGTTGAAATCTTTACCAAATCCTGATGAGGCTATATTTTATACTTCGGGGCGAACTAGTAATGAGGCTGCTTTTTTATATCAGCTTTTTGTGAGGATGTATGGCACGAATAATTTGCCAGACTGCTCAAATATGTGTCACGAATCTAGCGGTGTAGCACTTTCAGAAACGCTTGGGATTGGGAAAGGCTCTGTAACTCTTGATGACCTTTACCATGCTGAAGTTATTTTGATCGTTGGACAAAACCCAGGAACTAATCATCCGAGAATGCTTTCTGCATTAGAAAAAGCAAAGAAAAATGGCGCAAAAATAGTAACGATAAATCCTTTAAAAGAGGTTGGTCTTCTCAACTTTAAAAATCCGCAAACTGTAAAAGGTGTTCTTCAAGGCGGAACAGATTTGACAGACTTATATCTTCAAATTAATATTAATGAAGATGTCGCTTTATTGAAAGCATTGTTGATTGGTTTATTAGAAAAATCAAAAATAGAACCTTCAGTCATCGATCAAGAATTTATCAATTCCAAAACAAGTGGTTTTGAAGAATTGGAAAAAGAGCTTTCAAACTATGATTATCATGAATTGATAGAAAGAACAGGTTTAGAGTTAGAGATGGTAGAACAACTATTGGATTTACTTTCTTCTTCCAACAAAATAATTGCTTGTTGGGCAATGGGGCTGACTCAACATGTAAATGCTGTAGATAATATTCGGGAAATAGTTAACCTTTTACTTCTGAAAGGTAGTGTGGGTAAAAAAGGGGCAGGTACTTGTCCGGTGAGAGGGCATAGTAATGTTCAAGGAGATCGGACAATGGGAATCCACGAAAGGCCCTCAAAAGCATTACTTGATAAACTAGCTGAGCGTTTTGGTTTTATACCTCCTAAACAAGCAGGTTATAATGTAGTGGAGGCAATTGAAGCAATGCACGAAGAGAAAGGAAAAGTATTTTTTGCAATGGGAGGGAATTTTTTACCAGCAGCACCAGATACGGCATTTACAGCTCAAGCTCTCCAAAATTGTAAAATGACGGTGCATGTATCTAACAAACTTAATCGTTCTCACTTGGTGCATGGCGATATCGGAGTCATTCTACCGACGCTAGGACGTACCGATAAATTATTAGAGCAAGGAAAACCACAGTTGGTCACTGTTGAGAATTCGATGGGTGTGGTTCATACTTCTCAAGGGATGATTAATCCACCTTCTGATACTTTGATGAGTGAACCCGCAATCATTGCTCGGCTTGCTAAGAAAACGCTTGGTAGTGAAAAACTAGATTGGGATGAATTGATTCGGGACTATAATAATATACGAAAGTTGATTTCTCAAACGATCAAAGGCTTTGAGGAATACAATGAAAAGATCGAACGATCGAGTGGATTTGCCTTACCAAATGGCGCTAGAGAAGGCGTGTTCAATACCGATACCAAAAAAGCAAAATTCACGATCAACGCATTGTCAGAAGTCAAGTTATCAGCTGATGAATTTATGATGATGACTATCCGATCACATGACCAATTCAATACCACGATCTATGGTCTTAATGATCGATATAGAGGTGTACACAATAGTCGTAAAATTATCTTTATGAATAAAGAAGATATGAATGAGCTTGGTCTGAAAAAGGAACAAAAAATCACTTTATTCAACGAATACGAAGGGAAAAGAAGAGAAGTAGATAGCCTTAGTATCATACCTTATGATATTCCGAGAAAGTGTTTGGCAACTTATTTTCCAGAATGCAATCCTCTAATTCCAATTACTGAAATAGCAAGAGCAAGTCATACACCGGCTTCAAAGTCAGTAAAGGTGAAAATAAAAGCTTAA
- a CDS encoding SpoIIE family protein phosphatase: MNNLVNNPKKKLTLSYVVALSFVAILSISSQLIIRNVLGDQKEDSRVINISGRQRMLSQKISKLVLQLHTAKNEADYASLLDTFNNIIHLWKSSHLGLLHRDSLLNLGGDNSPVILKYFEELEPHYIVFDQATTQIAESKFGDDISEAVQNILAHEDRFLTIMNTITFQYDKESALRVKEVENLELILLSITIFCLFLEALVIFRPAVNAISRYMTLLQDQNKELEEAHQEVILSNEQKKKVQDDLIKTLRENHNLQLHANQRLEEEILARTEQIREQHHDIVQKSEALEQQNEKITEQNQQLGKLYKKVTQSINYAKKIQQATVLNRDRVISEFDDGFIMNEARDIISGDFYWFHQTPQYKFIILSDCTGHGVPAAFMTVIGNAMLNEIIISNQIHEPDLILKALDQKLYEFLNTKSHEKLRDGMDIAVVRIDEEAKKIRFSGAKRPLVIRNQKNEIEVHKGSLTTIGYIPKKENKSFTKQNIPFQKGDQIYLFSDGYQDQFGGVDDSRFQKSKMINMLKEMEFRDMKMQENVIRYQFFSWKGGKAQTDDVLFIGLQL, from the coding sequence ATGAATAACCTAGTTAATAACCCTAAGAAAAAACTTACTCTCTCTTACGTAGTCGCACTGAGCTTTGTCGCTATTCTTAGTATTTCCTCTCAACTTATCATAAGAAATGTATTGGGAGATCAGAAAGAAGATAGCCGTGTTATCAATATATCTGGTAGACAACGAATGTTGAGCCAAAAAATCAGTAAGCTTGTCTTACAACTTCATACTGCCAAAAATGAAGCAGACTATGCAAGCCTTCTCGATACATTTAATAATATCATTCACCTTTGGAAATCATCTCACTTAGGGCTACTCCATAGAGATTCCTTACTCAATCTGGGTGGAGATAACAGCCCCGTTATCTTGAAATACTTTGAAGAGTTAGAACCACATTACATCGTTTTTGATCAAGCCACTACTCAAATCGCTGAGAGTAAATTTGGCGATGACATTTCGGAAGCTGTACAAAATATCTTAGCTCATGAAGATCGCTTCCTAACCATCATGAATACCATTACTTTCCAATATGATAAAGAATCGGCACTCAGAGTAAAAGAAGTAGAGAACCTAGAACTGATTCTCCTTTCCATAACTATCTTCTGCTTATTTCTTGAAGCCCTTGTAATATTTAGACCAGCTGTAAATGCTATTTCTCGCTACATGACCTTACTTCAAGATCAAAATAAAGAACTTGAAGAAGCACATCAGGAAGTGATATTGAGCAATGAGCAAAAGAAAAAAGTACAAGATGACCTTATCAAAACATTAAGAGAAAACCATAATTTACAACTACACGCCAACCAACGTCTTGAAGAGGAAATTCTAGCTCGAACTGAGCAAATCAGAGAACAACATCATGATATTGTTCAGAAAAGTGAAGCGCTTGAACAGCAGAATGAAAAAATTACAGAACAGAATCAACAACTCGGAAAACTCTACAAGAAAGTAACTCAGAGTATCAATTATGCCAAAAAGATTCAGCAGGCTACGGTACTCAACCGAGATCGTGTTATTTCTGAATTTGATGATGGCTTTATTATGAATGAAGCTAGGGATATTATCTCTGGAGATTTTTATTGGTTCCATCAAACACCACAATACAAATTCATTATTCTGTCAGATTGTACAGGACATGGTGTACCAGCAGCTTTTATGACGGTTATCGGTAACGCAATGCTGAATGAAATCATCATTAGCAATCAAATCCATGAACCTGATCTTATTCTTAAAGCATTGGATCAGAAACTATATGAATTCCTCAATACCAAAAGTCATGAGAAACTAAGAGACGGAATGGACATTGCGGTTGTGAGGATAGATGAAGAAGCTAAAAAGATACGATTTTCAGGGGCTAAAAGGCCACTTGTTATTCGTAATCAAAAAAATGAAATAGAAGTCCATAAAGGAAGTCTTACCACGATTGGTTATATCCCTAAAAAAGAAAATAAGTCTTTCACCAAACAAAACATTCCATTCCAAAAAGGAGACCAAATCTACCTATTCAGCGATGGATATCAAGACCAGTTTGGAGGCGTAGATGATAGTCGTTTTCAAAAGAGCAAAATGATTAATATGCTGAAGGAAATGGAATTTAGAGATATGAAGATGCAAGAAAATGTCATCAGATACCAATTCTTCAGTTGGAAAGGAGGAAAAGCCCAAACAGATGATGTACTATTCATTGGCCTCCAATTATAA
- a CDS encoding CD0519/CD1768 family membrane protein: protein MTALERVKKDFIKNRRYEAFIFLIVFFGVFGFLANKMGAANLLQTLMNSAWDLLTNTVFYIMGITVLSGALGKLFVEFGVIRLLELVLAPLMRPLFGLPGVAALAGVMTFLSDNPAIISLAKDKSFSKYFTKSELLSLTNFGTAFGMGLIVITYMIGFGYFGAAMIGLVGAVFGSIISTRLVQYLLRDVFSKDETTQENGATPEHVKALPVSFKSEGGVFLRTINAILDGGKNGVDLGLAIIPGVLVISTMVMMFTNGPQDSAIGYQGLAYEGVPVLPWIAGKFSFLFKFLFGFEHGELIAFPITSLGAVGAALSILKSFVAQNMITGNEIAVFTAMGMCWSGYLSTHTAMLDTLGHRELTSKALIAHTVGGLCAGVIAHYLFLVSQFI, encoded by the coding sequence ATGACTGCTTTAGAAAGAGTAAAGAAAGATTTCATAAAGAACCGTAGATATGAGGCGTTTATTTTTTTGATTGTATTTTTTGGTGTGTTTGGCTTTTTAGCAAACAAAATGGGAGCCGCCAATCTTTTACAGACCTTGATGAATTCCGCATGGGATTTACTTACCAATACCGTGTTCTATATTATGGGGATTACGGTATTGTCTGGAGCCTTAGGTAAGTTGTTCGTAGAGTTTGGAGTAATACGATTATTGGAATTAGTTCTTGCCCCACTTATGCGTCCTTTATTTGGACTTCCTGGAGTTGCCGCATTGGCTGGGGTGATGACTTTCCTTTCAGATAATCCTGCAATTATTAGCCTAGCAAAGGATAAAAGTTTTAGCAAGTATTTCACCAAGTCTGAGTTGCTTTCATTGACAAACTTTGGTACTGCGTTTGGAATGGGATTGATCGTGATAACTTACATGATTGGTTTTGGTTATTTTGGAGCAGCCATGATTGGTTTGGTAGGAGCTGTTTTTGGTTCGATCATTTCAACGAGGTTAGTGCAATATCTATTGAGAGATGTTTTTAGCAAAGATGAAACAACTCAAGAAAATGGAGCTACACCAGAGCATGTAAAAGCATTACCTGTTTCTTTCAAGTCTGAAGGAGGAGTTTTTTTGAGAACCATAAATGCAATCTTAGACGGTGGGAAGAATGGTGTTGATCTGGGCTTGGCTATCATACCGGGAGTTTTGGTGATTAGTACAATGGTTATGATGTTTACGAATGGTCCACAAGATAGTGCCATTGGTTATCAAGGGTTAGCTTATGAAGGCGTTCCTGTTTTACCTTGGATAGCAGGTAAGTTTTCCTTCTTATTTAAGTTCTTGTTTGGTTTTGAACATGGGGAATTAATCGCCTTTCCTATAACAAGTTTGGGTGCTGTTGGTGCTGCATTATCTATTCTGAAGTCATTTGTAGCTCAAAATATGATTACAGGAAACGAAATTGCGGTCTTTACTGCGATGGGAATGTGCTGGAGTGGCTATTTGAGTACACATACCGCTATGTTAGATACTTTAGGACATAGAGAACTGACCTCAAAAGCATTGATTGCTCATACTGTTGGAGGATTGTGTGCGGGAGTTATTGCACATTACTTATTTCTAGTTTCTCAATTTATTTAG